In the Streptomyces sp. BHT-5-2 genome, one interval contains:
- a CDS encoding N-acetyltransferase, whose amino-acid sequence MTQPEGITVAHLDGPAAEEAEGDFTLVYAEVFAEPPYCETEDDVVATFRRFRSQTRKRAFRAALARTPDGTPVGMAYGCPLGPKTGWWDSLTEPVSDEMRREDGRRTFGLMELAVRLPWRRCGIARRLHESLLDRIEAERVVLNVHPASEAARAAYRSWGYRKVGDARPWTGADLHDVMVLDLPHPPA is encoded by the coding sequence ATGACCCAACCCGAAGGCATCACCGTCGCACACCTGGACGGCCCGGCCGCGGAGGAGGCCGAAGGTGACTTCACGCTCGTCTACGCCGAGGTATTCGCCGAGCCGCCCTACTGCGAGACCGAGGACGACGTCGTGGCCACCTTCCGGCGTTTCCGCTCCCAGACACGGAAACGCGCCTTCCGGGCTGCCCTGGCCCGCACACCCGACGGCACGCCCGTCGGCATGGCCTACGGCTGCCCCCTCGGGCCGAAGACGGGCTGGTGGGACTCGCTTACCGAGCCCGTGTCCGACGAGATGCGCCGCGAGGACGGTCGCCGCACCTTCGGACTGATGGAGCTGGCCGTACGCCTGCCGTGGCGCCGGTGCGGCATCGCTCGCCGACTGCACGAATCACTCCTTGACCGGATCGAGGCCGAGCGCGTGGTGCTCAACGTCCATCCGGCGAGTGAGGCAGCGCGGGCGGCCTACCGGTCGTGGGGCTACCGCAAGGTCGGTGATGCTCGCCCGTGGACCGGTGCCGATCTCCACGACGTCATGGTTCTCGACTTGCCCCACCCGCCGGCGTAG
- a CDS encoding MFS transporter gives MTDLSRRRRLLVLAICCMSLLIVSLDNTVLNVALPSMQHELGASVSGMQWTIDAYTLVLAALLMLAGSTADRLGRRRVFMAGLVVFSLDSLLCSLAPDLGWLVVFRMVQAVGGSMLNPVALSIITNTFTDPRERARAIGVWGGVVGISMAAGPVIGGLLVQSVGWRSIFWINVPIGVLALVLTLRWVPESRAPRPRRVDPVGQLLVITLLGSLTYAIIEAPEAGWTSARILAFAVLALASLAALVGYERRRREPLIDLRFFHSAPFAGATVIAVCAFAALGGFLFVNTLYLQNIRGLSALQAGLYMLPMAGMTLIFAPLSGRLVGGRGARLPLLLAGCATAASGLLFAAFNTESATPLLFTGYVLFGIGFGLVNAPITNTAVSGMPRTQAGVAAAVASTSRQVGQSLGVAVFGAVLAGGAHAGATRPEFLAAAHPAWWIIVGCGGAILLLGALTTGRWARATARHTAALFEDEGTRDHSRAGTGS, from the coding sequence ATGACCGACCTCAGCCGCCGGCGGCGTCTGCTCGTCCTGGCGATCTGCTGCATGAGCCTGCTGATCGTCAGTCTCGACAACACCGTCCTCAACGTCGCCCTGCCCTCGATGCAGCACGAACTGGGCGCCTCGGTCTCCGGTATGCAGTGGACGATCGACGCCTACACCCTGGTGCTGGCCGCGCTCCTGATGCTCGCCGGCTCGACCGCGGACCGCCTGGGCCGCCGCCGGGTCTTCATGGCCGGCCTGGTGGTCTTCTCGCTCGACTCGCTGCTGTGCAGCCTGGCGCCCGACCTGGGCTGGCTGGTGGTGTTCCGGATGGTGCAGGCGGTCGGCGGCTCGATGCTCAACCCCGTCGCCCTGTCGATCATCACCAACACCTTCACCGACCCCCGGGAGCGGGCCCGCGCCATCGGGGTGTGGGGCGGCGTGGTCGGCATCAGCATGGCCGCCGGGCCGGTGATCGGCGGGCTGCTGGTGCAGAGCGTCGGCTGGCGCTCGATCTTCTGGATCAACGTCCCGATCGGCGTCCTGGCGCTCGTCCTCACCCTCCGCTGGGTGCCGGAGTCCCGTGCGCCCCGGCCGCGCCGGGTCGACCCGGTGGGCCAGCTGCTGGTGATCACGCTGCTCGGCTCACTGACGTACGCGATCATCGAGGCCCCGGAAGCGGGCTGGACCTCGGCGCGGATCCTGGCGTTCGCGGTGCTGGCGCTGGCCTCCCTGGCGGCCCTGGTCGGCTACGAGCGACGCCGCCGGGAACCGCTGATCGACCTGCGGTTCTTCCACAGCGCCCCGTTCGCCGGCGCCACCGTGATAGCGGTCTGCGCGTTCGCCGCGCTCGGCGGCTTCCTGTTCGTCAACACCCTCTACCTGCAGAACATCCGCGGCCTGTCCGCCCTCCAGGCCGGGCTCTACATGCTGCCGATGGCCGGGATGACACTGATCTTCGCGCCGCTGTCCGGGCGGCTGGTCGGCGGGCGCGGTGCGCGGCTGCCGCTGCTGCTGGCCGGCTGCGCCACGGCGGCCAGCGGCCTGCTCTTCGCGGCCTTCAACACCGAGTCGGCCACCCCGCTGCTCTTCACCGGATACGTCCTCTTCGGCATCGGGTTCGGGCTGGTCAACGCCCCGATCACCAACACCGCGGTGTCCGGCATGCCGCGCACCCAGGCGGGCGTCGCGGCGGCCGTGGCCTCCACCAGCCGGCAGGTCGGGCAGTCGCTAGGCGTCGCGGTGTTCGGCGCCGTACTGGCCGGCGGGGCGCACGCCGGCGCCACCCGCCCGGAGTTCCTGGCCGCCGCCCACCCGGCCTGGTGGATCATCGTCGGCTGCGGCGGCGCCATCCTCCTCCTCGGCGCCCTGACCACGGGCCGCTGGGCCCGCGCGACCGCCCGGCACACCGCCGCCCTCTTCGAGGACGAGGGCACCCGCGACCACTCCCGGGCGGGCACCGGGTCGTAA
- a CDS encoding helix-turn-helix transcriptional regulator gives MTVDVGETAGAARAGARVPGATSASGAAWTVPGRAGHRADDAVRRAELAAFLRSRRERITPEQVGLPRGTRRRTPGLRREEVAQLGAVGVTWYTWLEQGRDIHVSPQVLDAVARALLLDRAERSHLFALAGSVDPMPGKECTGVPRALRDVLDQLAPYPAVVQNSRFDILAYNSTYGQLLCELDALPDEDRNCMWLAFTHAGWRTGLADWEATVRTMTAKFRSAMAEHIAEPGWKALVARLTEASPEFREIWAQHEVERPRGVVKVFRHPVVGVLQLIGTNMWLGPNPGAKVLTYTPVDEASRERLQELEKLAHAVAL, from the coding sequence ATGACGGTGGATGTGGGCGAGACGGCGGGGGCGGCCCGAGCGGGTGCGCGGGTGCCCGGGGCGACGAGCGCGAGCGGTGCTGCCTGGACGGTACCGGGCCGCGCCGGGCACCGCGCGGACGACGCGGTCCGGCGGGCCGAGCTGGCCGCCTTCCTGCGCAGCCGGCGCGAGCGGATCACCCCCGAGCAGGTCGGGCTGCCGCGCGGCACCCGCCGCCGCACCCCGGGCCTGCGCCGCGAGGAGGTCGCCCAGCTCGGCGCCGTCGGCGTCACCTGGTACACCTGGCTCGAACAGGGCCGGGACATCCACGTCTCGCCCCAGGTGCTGGACGCCGTCGCCCGCGCCCTGTTGCTGGACCGTGCCGAGCGCAGCCACCTCTTCGCGCTGGCCGGCTCGGTCGACCCGATGCCGGGCAAGGAGTGCACCGGCGTCCCCCGCGCACTGCGGGACGTCCTGGACCAGCTCGCCCCGTATCCCGCCGTCGTCCAGAACAGCCGGTTCGACATCCTCGCCTACAACAGCACCTACGGGCAGCTGTTGTGCGAGCTGGACGCGCTGCCCGACGAGGACCGCAACTGCATGTGGCTGGCGTTCACCCACGCCGGGTGGCGGACGGGGCTGGCCGACTGGGAGGCCACGGTCCGGACGATGACGGCCAAGTTCCGTTCGGCGATGGCCGAGCACATCGCGGAGCCGGGCTGGAAGGCGCTGGTGGCCCGGCTGACGGAGGCGTCGCCGGAGTTCCGCGAGATATGGGCGCAGCACGAGGTCGAGCGTCCCCGGGGCGTGGTCAAGGTCTTCCGGCACCCGGTCGTCGGCGTCCTCCAGCTGATCGGCACCAACATGTGGCTGGGCCCCAATCCCGGGGCGAAGGTGCTGACTTACACGCCGGTGGACGAGGCGAGCCGGGAGCGGCTGCAGGAGCTGGAGAAGCTGGCGCACGCGGTGGCGTTGTAG
- the ppdK gene encoding pyruvate, phosphate dikinase — MPETQDPHVSQSSSVKFVYDFTEGNKDLKDLLGGKGANLAEMTNLGLPVPPGFTITTEACKVHLESGSEPAALRAEVSEHLDALERKMGKKLGQADDPLLVSVRSGAKFSMPGMMDTVLNIGLSDASVSGLAAQAGDERFAWDSYRRLIQMFGKTVLGVDGELFEEALEDAKNAKGVTVDVDLDAADLRGLVDNFKQIVTKETGRDFPQDPREQMDLAVRAVFDSWNTDRAKLYRRQERIPGDLGTAVNVCSMVFGNLGPDSGTGVAFTRDPASGHQGVYGDYLQNAQGEDVVAGIRNTVPLADLESIDKKSYDELMQIMETLETHYRDLCDIEFTIERGKLWMLQTRVGKRTAGAAFRIATQLVDQGLIDEAEALQRVNGAQLAQLMFPRFDLDAKSELIGRGIAASPGAAVGKAVFDSYTAVKWSRSGEKVILIRRETNPDDLNGMIAAEGILTSRGGKTSHAAVVARGMGKTCVCGAEELEVDTKTRKLTTPDGTVIEEGDVVSIDGSTGKVYAGEVPVVPSPVVEYFEGRMHAGADDADELVQAVHRIMAYADRVRRLRVRANADNAEDAARARRFGAQGIGLCRTEHMFLGERREMVERLILAHTDADREAALAELLPLQKADFIELFEAMDGLPVTVRLLDPPLHEFLPDITDLSVRVALAEARQEPHENDLRLLQAVHKLHEQNPMLGLRGVRLGLVIPGLFAMQVRAIAEAAAERRNAKGDPRAEIMIPLVGTVQELEIVREEAEQVIAEVEQARGVSLKLTLGTMIELPRAALTAGQIAESADFFSFGTNDLTQTVWGFSRDDVEASFFTAYLEKGIFGVSPFETIDKDGVGSLVRSAAAAGRATRPDLKLGVCGEHGGDPESVHFFHEVGLDYVSCSPFRIPVARLEAGRAAAESQGSDSR; from the coding sequence GTGCCGGAAACACAAGATCCCCACGTAAGCCAGTCTTCTTCCGTGAAGTTCGTCTACGACTTCACCGAGGGCAACAAGGACCTCAAGGACCTCCTTGGTGGCAAGGGCGCCAACCTCGCGGAGATGACCAACCTGGGACTTCCCGTCCCGCCCGGCTTCACGATCACCACCGAGGCGTGCAAGGTCCACCTGGAGAGCGGCAGCGAGCCCGCGGCACTCCGTGCCGAGGTCTCCGAGCACCTCGACGCCCTTGAGCGGAAGATGGGGAAGAAGCTCGGCCAGGCGGACGACCCGCTGCTGGTCTCGGTCCGCTCCGGTGCGAAGTTCTCGATGCCCGGCATGATGGACACCGTCCTCAACATCGGCCTCTCCGACGCGTCGGTTTCCGGCCTCGCCGCGCAGGCCGGCGACGAGCGGTTCGCCTGGGACTCCTACCGCCGCCTCATCCAGATGTTCGGCAAGACCGTGCTGGGCGTCGACGGCGAGCTCTTCGAGGAGGCCCTGGAGGACGCCAAGAACGCCAAGGGCGTCACTGTCGACGTGGACCTGGACGCCGCCGACCTGCGGGGGCTGGTCGACAACTTCAAGCAGATCGTCACCAAGGAGACCGGCCGGGACTTCCCGCAGGACCCGCGCGAGCAGATGGACCTCGCCGTCCGCGCGGTCTTCGACTCCTGGAACACCGACCGCGCCAAGCTCTACCGCCGCCAGGAGCGCATCCCCGGCGACCTCGGCACCGCGGTCAACGTCTGCTCCATGGTCTTCGGCAACCTCGGCCCCGACTCCGGCACCGGCGTCGCCTTCACCCGCGACCCGGCCAGCGGCCACCAGGGCGTCTACGGCGACTACCTGCAGAACGCGCAGGGCGAGGACGTCGTCGCCGGCATCCGCAACACCGTCCCGCTCGCGGACCTGGAGTCGATCGACAAGAAGTCGTACGACGAGCTGATGCAGATCATGGAGACGCTCGAAACGCACTACAGGGACCTGTGCGACATCGAGTTCACCATCGAGCGCGGCAAACTGTGGATGCTGCAGACCCGGGTCGGCAAGCGCACCGCCGGCGCCGCCTTCCGCATCGCCACCCAGCTCGTCGACCAGGGCCTGATCGACGAGGCCGAGGCCCTCCAGCGGGTCAACGGCGCGCAGCTGGCGCAGCTGATGTTCCCCCGCTTCGACCTGGACGCGAAGTCCGAGCTGATCGGCCGCGGCATCGCCGCCTCCCCGGGCGCGGCGGTCGGCAAGGCCGTCTTCGACTCCTACACCGCCGTCAAGTGGTCGCGCTCCGGCGAGAAGGTCATCCTGATCCGCCGCGAGACCAACCCCGACGACCTCAACGGCATGATCGCCGCCGAGGGCATCCTCACCTCCCGCGGCGGCAAGACCTCGCACGCCGCCGTCGTCGCCCGCGGCATGGGCAAGACCTGTGTCTGCGGCGCCGAGGAGCTGGAGGTCGACACCAAGACCCGCAAGCTGACCACGCCGGACGGCACGGTCATCGAGGAGGGCGACGTCGTCTCCATCGACGGCTCCACCGGCAAGGTGTACGCCGGCGAGGTCCCGGTCGTGCCGTCGCCGGTCGTGGAGTACTTCGAGGGCCGGATGCACGCCGGCGCCGACGACGCCGACGAACTGGTGCAGGCCGTGCACCGGATCATGGCCTACGCGGACCGGGTCCGCCGGCTGCGCGTCCGGGCCAACGCCGACAACGCCGAGGACGCCGCCCGCGCCCGCCGGTTCGGCGCCCAGGGCATCGGCCTGTGCCGCACCGAGCACATGTTCCTCGGCGAGCGCCGGGAGATGGTCGAGCGGCTGATCCTGGCCCACACCGACGCCGACAGGGAAGCCGCCCTCGCCGAGCTGCTGCCGCTCCAGAAGGCCGACTTCATCGAGCTGTTCGAGGCGATGGACGGCCTGCCGGTGACGGTCCGGCTGCTCGACCCGCCGCTGCACGAGTTCCTGCCCGACATCACCGACCTCTCGGTGCGGGTCGCGCTCGCCGAGGCCCGCCAGGAGCCGCACGAGAACGACCTCCGCCTCCTCCAGGCCGTGCACAAGCTGCACGAGCAGAACCCGATGCTGGGTCTGCGCGGCGTCCGCCTCGGCCTGGTCATCCCCGGCCTGTTCGCCATGCAGGTACGGGCCATCGCCGAGGCCGCCGCCGAGCGCCGGAACGCCAAGGGCGACCCGCGGGCCGAGATCATGATCCCGCTGGTCGGCACCGTCCAGGAGCTGGAGATCGTCCGCGAGGAGGCCGAGCAGGTCATCGCCGAGGTCGAGCAGGCCCGCGGCGTCAGCCTCAAGCTCACCCTCGGCACCATGATCGAGCTGCCCCGCGCCGCCCTCACGGCCGGTCAGATCGCCGAGTCCGCCGACTTCTTCTCCTTCGGCACCAACGACCTGACCCAGACCGTCTGGGGCTTCTCCCGGGACGACGTGGAGGCCAGCTTCTTCACCGCGTACCTGGAGAAGGGCATCTTCGGCGTCAGCCCCTTCGAGACCATCGACAAGGACGGCGTGGGCTCCCTGGTCCGCAGCGCCGCCGCGGCCGGCCGGGCCACCCGCCCCGACCTCAAGCTCGGCGTCTGCGGCGAGCACGGCGGCGACCCGGAGTCCGTCCACTTCTTCCACGAGGTCGGCCTGGACTACGTCTCCTGCTCCCCGTTCCGCATCCCGGTCGCCCGCCTGGAGGCGGGCCGGGCGGCGGCCGAATCCCAGGGCAGCGACAGCCGCTGA
- a CDS encoding MFS transporter, translated as MNGTTHVPGKRVAGAPTHTSTSPAAQRGTGVLVVVLGAVFMALLDATVVNVATPAVRGDLRTTGAALQLIVSGYTLAYAALLITGARLGARHGFRTVFLLGLTVFTLASAACGLAPGAGALIGARVVQGLGAGLMVPQIYSLIQLTFEGRARARALSLYATVIAAAVVVGQVAGGLLVSADLFGTGWRPVFLINVPVGAALLAAAARLLPRQSDRTAKGLDLPGVVTLTAALLLLVVPLVLGHERHWPRWTGVCLAAAVPAAVLFVLVERAVARRGGAPLVPGRVLRSPDLVCGAAALFFCMAGYAGFLFAFSQHLQTGLGESAVRAGLTFVPLAAGVAVGSLTWQRLPARCHLPMIAVACALAGAGYLGLGLVLRGGTGSPAVLLLQLVWGLGLGFTTSPLLTLALSGIAPADAADASGVLTTVPQLAQVIGVAGYGSVFLTRAAGSGGRAAASAHALYATSLPVAVGSLLAGLAVLPLLRRRRLPGGATERPHTAR; from the coding sequence ATGAACGGAACAACGCACGTCCCCGGAAAGAGAGTTGCCGGGGCACCGACGCACACTTCGACGTCCCCGGCGGCGCAGCGCGGCACCGGAGTTCTGGTCGTCGTCCTCGGCGCGGTCTTCATGGCGCTGCTGGACGCCACCGTCGTCAATGTCGCGACCCCGGCCGTCCGCGGCGATCTGCGCACCACCGGCGCCGCGCTGCAACTGATCGTCTCCGGCTACACCCTGGCGTACGCGGCGCTGCTGATCACCGGGGCCCGGCTCGGCGCCCGGCACGGCTTCCGGACCGTCTTCCTGCTGGGCCTGACGGTCTTCACCCTCGCCTCGGCCGCCTGCGGACTGGCGCCGGGGGCGGGGGCGCTGATCGGCGCCCGGGTGGTGCAGGGGCTCGGCGCCGGGCTGATGGTGCCGCAGATCTACAGCTTGATCCAGCTCACCTTCGAAGGGCGGGCGCGGGCCCGGGCGTTGAGCCTCTACGCGACGGTGATCGCGGCGGCGGTGGTGGTCGGGCAGGTCGCCGGCGGGCTGCTGGTCAGCGCGGACCTGTTCGGTACCGGATGGCGCCCGGTCTTCCTGATCAACGTGCCGGTCGGGGCGGCCCTGCTGGCCGCGGCGGCCCGGTTGCTGCCGCGGCAGTCGGACCGCACGGCCAAGGGGCTGGACCTGCCCGGTGTGGTGACGCTGACCGCCGCGCTGCTGTTGCTGGTCGTCCCGCTGGTACTGGGGCACGAGCGGCACTGGCCGCGGTGGACGGGGGTGTGCCTGGCCGCCGCGGTACCGGCGGCGGTGCTGTTCGTCCTCGTCGAGCGGGCGGTGGCCCGGCGCGGGGGCGCGCCGCTGGTCCCCGGGCGGGTGCTGCGCTCGCCGGATCTGGTGTGCGGCGCGGCGGCGCTGTTCTTCTGCATGGCCGGCTATGCGGGCTTCCTGTTCGCCTTCTCCCAGCACCTCCAGACGGGCCTGGGGGAGTCCGCGGTGCGCGCCGGGCTGACCTTCGTGCCGCTGGCGGCGGGAGTGGCCGTGGGCAGCCTCACCTGGCAGCGGCTGCCCGCCCGTTGCCATCTGCCGATGATCGCCGTGGCCTGCGCCCTGGCCGGGGCCGGCTACCTCGGCCTCGGCCTGGTCCTGCGCGGCGGCACCGGCAGCCCGGCCGTGCTGCTGCTCCAACTGGTCTGGGGGCTGGGCCTGGGCTTCACCACCAGTCCGCTGCTGACGCTGGCGCTGTCCGGGATCGCCCCGGCCGACGCCGCCGACGCCAGCGGGGTGTTGACCACCGTCCCGCAGCTCGCCCAGGTGATCGGCGTCGCGGGCTACGGCAGCGTCTTCCTGACCCGGGCGGCGGGCTCGGGCGGCCGGGCGGCGGCCTCGGCGCACGCGCTGTACGCGACCTCGCTCCCGGTGGCGGTCGGCAGTCTGCTCGCCGGGCTGGCGGTGCTGCCGCTGCTGCGCCGCCGGCGGCTCCCGGGCGGGGCCACCGAGCGGCCGCACACGGCACGTTGA
- a CDS encoding helix-turn-helix transcriptional regulator translates to MSATPLSPLRPAAGAAARRGELAAFLRLRRERLAPQDVGLPVGPRRRTPGLRREEVAERAGVGVAWYTWLEQGRPINPSTQVLDAIARALLLDPAERAHLHRLADVPGAATAAPPPAGPPPGEHTLQTILDALNPLPAGLVGARYDVLAFNDAYAALDPRIELLPPAERNVLWRLFTADEESRPLVDWEREVSVMLGHLRNEFGRRLQDPQWQAYIRRLAEASPLFAEMWARHDVAAPAAHRKTFRAVDGRRVTIVATGFTRTEAPDAKLWIYTPADADAARVLDELLARYREVGAAGLLAGAAGPARPGGRTAAAHRPVREAAGQPPEVSSSASSPTPAQS, encoded by the coding sequence GTGTCCGCGACCCCTCTGTCCCCCCTCCGCCCCGCCGCCGGCGCGGCCGCCCGGCGCGGTGAACTCGCCGCGTTCCTCCGGCTCCGCCGGGAACGCCTCGCCCCCCAGGACGTCGGGCTGCCCGTAGGCCCGCGGCGCCGCACCCCGGGACTGCGCCGCGAGGAGGTCGCCGAGCGGGCCGGTGTCGGGGTGGCCTGGTACACGTGGCTGGAGCAGGGACGGCCGATCAACCCCAGCACGCAGGTGCTGGACGCGATCGCCCGGGCCCTGCTGCTCGACCCGGCGGAGCGCGCCCATCTGCACCGGCTCGCCGACGTCCCCGGTGCCGCCACCGCCGCGCCCCCGCCCGCCGGCCCGCCGCCCGGCGAGCACACGCTCCAGACGATCCTCGACGCGCTGAACCCGCTGCCGGCGGGCCTGGTCGGCGCCCGCTACGACGTGCTGGCCTTCAACGACGCCTATGCCGCACTCGATCCGCGGATCGAGCTGCTGCCGCCGGCGGAACGGAACGTGCTGTGGCGGCTGTTCACCGCGGACGAGGAATCCCGGCCGCTGGTGGACTGGGAGCGTGAGGTGTCCGTCATGCTGGGGCACCTGCGGAACGAGTTCGGCCGCCGGCTCCAGGACCCGCAGTGGCAGGCGTACATCCGGCGGCTGGCCGAAGCGTCCCCGCTGTTCGCGGAAATGTGGGCGCGCCATGACGTCGCCGCGCCGGCCGCGCACCGCAAGACGTTCCGGGCGGTCGACGGCCGCCGCGTCACCATCGTCGCCACCGGCTTCACCCGCACCGAGGCGCCGGACGCCAAGCTGTGGATCTACACGCCGGCGGACGCGGACGCGGCGCGGGTGCTCGACGAGCTGCTGGCGCGCTATCGGGAGGTCGGCGCGGCCGGGCTGCTGGCCGGGGCGGCGGGCCCGGCCCGGCCCGGGGGCCGAACGGCCGCCGCGCACCGGCCCGTTCGAGAGGCCGCCGGTCAGCCGCCGGAGGTGTCCAGCTCGGCGTCCTCGCCGACGCCGGCGCAGTCGTAG
- a CDS encoding class IV adenylate cyclase, with protein MHTVEYEAKALGIDPDAMAERIKAAGGSFQGERLMRRYVYDTVPPVPGRWVRLRDSGGAVTLCVKTISSDAIDGTRETETTVGSFEDTHALLGLMGLTHRSYQENRRSSWLLDGVRLEIDEWPRIPPYLEIEGDTEEQVWATAECLSIPRPDLTSENTTKVFARYGIDLDSISELRFA; from the coding sequence ATGCACACCGTTGAGTACGAAGCGAAGGCGCTGGGCATCGACCCGGACGCCATGGCCGAGCGGATCAAGGCAGCCGGTGGAAGTTTCCAGGGCGAGCGCCTGATGCGCCGCTACGTTTACGACACCGTTCCCCCGGTGCCGGGCCGTTGGGTGCGCCTGCGGGACTCCGGCGGCGCAGTGACCCTGTGCGTGAAGACGATCAGCTCGGACGCGATCGACGGCACCCGGGAGACCGAGACAACGGTCGGCTCGTTCGAGGACACGCACGCGCTGCTCGGGCTCATGGGGCTCACGCACCGCAGCTACCAGGAGAACCGGCGATCGTCCTGGCTGCTGGACGGCGTGCGGCTGGAGATCGACGAATGGCCGCGTATCCCGCCCTACCTGGAGATCGAGGGCGACACCGAGGAACAGGTGTGGGCGACCGCCGAATGCCTCTCGATCCCTCGACCCGACCTGACCAGCGAGAACACGACGAAGGTGTTCGCACGGTACGGAATCGACCTCGACTCGATCAGCGAACTCCGATTCGCCTAG
- the dusB gene encoding tRNA dihydrouridine synthase DusB, with product MGAMSSLQIGPHTVQPPVVLAPMAGITNAPFRTLCREFAEGDGWGSGGRPPGDRSSGGKGLFVSEMITTRALVERNEKTMQLIHFDATERPRSIQLYGVDPVTVGKAVRMIVEEDLADHIDLNFGCPVPKVTRKGGGSALPYKRPLLRAILREAVSGAGDLPVTMKMRKGIDEDHLTYLDAGRIAVEEGVTAVALHGRTTSQHYGGTADWDAIARLKEHVPEIPVLGNGDIWSADDAVRMMRETGCDGVVVGRGCLGRPWLFGDLVAAFEGTGAPKAPGLREVAAVMVRHATLLGEWLGDEARGVIDFRKHVAWYLKGFAVGSEMRKRLAISSSLAELAEGLHELDLDQPWPAGADGPRGRTSGNNRVVLPDGWLRDPYDCAGVGEDAELDTSGG from the coding sequence ATGGGAGCCATGAGTTCGCTGCAGATCGGCCCGCACACGGTGCAGCCCCCCGTGGTCCTGGCACCGATGGCCGGGATCACCAACGCCCCGTTCCGGACGCTGTGCCGGGAATTCGCCGAAGGCGACGGCTGGGGGTCCGGGGGTCGGCCCCCGGGAGATCGCAGCAGTGGTGGCAAGGGGCTCTTCGTCAGCGAGATGATCACGACTCGGGCGCTGGTCGAGCGCAACGAGAAGACCATGCAGCTGATCCACTTCGACGCGACCGAGCGCCCGCGCTCGATCCAGCTCTACGGTGTGGATCCGGTCACCGTCGGCAAGGCCGTCCGCATGATCGTCGAGGAGGACCTGGCCGACCACATCGACCTGAACTTCGGCTGCCCGGTCCCCAAGGTCACGCGCAAGGGCGGCGGCTCCGCCCTCCCGTACAAGCGGCCCCTGTTGCGCGCCATCCTCCGCGAGGCGGTCAGTGGCGCCGGTGACCTGCCGGTGACGATGAAGATGCGCAAGGGCATCGACGAGGACCACCTCACCTACCTCGACGCCGGCCGGATCGCCGTCGAGGAGGGCGTCACCGCCGTCGCCCTGCACGGCCGCACCACCTCCCAGCACTACGGCGGCACCGCCGACTGGGACGCCATCGCCCGGCTGAAGGAGCACGTCCCGGAGATCCCGGTGCTCGGCAACGGCGACATCTGGTCGGCCGACGACGCGGTGCGGATGATGCGGGAGACCGGCTGCGACGGTGTCGTGGTCGGCCGCGGCTGCCTGGGCCGCCCCTGGCTCTTCGGCGATCTGGTCGCCGCCTTCGAGGGCACCGGCGCGCCGAAGGCCCCCGGCCTGCGCGAGGTCGCGGCCGTCATGGTGCGGCACGCCACCCTGCTCGGCGAGTGGCTGGGCGACGAGGCCCGCGGGGTGATCGACTTCCGCAAGCACGTCGCCTGGTACCTCAAGGGCTTCGCGGTCGGCTCCGAGATGCGCAAGCGGCTGGCGATCAGCTCGTCGCTGGCCGAGCTGGCGGAGGGGCTGCACGAGCTCGACCTGGACCAGCCGTGGCCGGCCGGCGCCGACGGCCCGCGCGGCCGGACCTCCGGCAACAACCGCGTGGTGCTTCCGGACGGTTGGCTGCGCGACCCCTACGACTGCGCCGGCGTCGGCGAGGACGCCGAGCTGGACACCTCCGGCGGCTGA